The Hevea brasiliensis isolate MT/VB/25A 57/8 chromosome 9, ASM3005281v1, whole genome shotgun sequence nucleotide sequence TTCCTCTCATTCTTAGCATCGCTCcatcataatttatattacaaattacAGAGAGTCTACTACATCATTCGCAAATACCTACCCTTTCTGAACTCCCTCTTCCTCTTTCTCTCAATCACCCACGATGAACGATGCAGATGTCTCCAAACAGATCCAGCAGATGGTCAGATTCATCCGTCAGGAAGCTGAAGAGAAGGCCAACGAGATCTCAGTTTCTGCTGAAGAAGTAACCCAATTTCCATAGTAGTATTTTTTTCTAggactgtatatatatattgtaggcGATTATCGGATTTTTGTGTAATCtagtaatttagtttgatttcgTTGATCTGTTTTCACGATTAGGGAGAGCGTGTAATTGACGTGATTTTAAGGCGTTTGATTTGATTTGATGTTTTGGTAGGAATTCAATATTGAAAAGTTGCAGCTGGTAGAGGCAGAGAAGAAGAAGATCAGGCAAGAGTATGAGCGTAAAGAGAAGCAAGTCGATGTTCGAAAGAAGATGTAATTTGCTTCTACTTTTTGTTTAATTGCTGTTTTGCTATTGGCATATATTTATTGAGTCAGAATATGATTTCTGAGAGATCAGTTTTAGATTGTTCAGTTGGTATTTTGGTATTGGTAGTTATCTATTGTTGCTTGGCTTCAATGAAGCCAATCAGTAAGTTTCTTAGCCATGAAATCGATGTTTGTTTTTCCCTTTTACTCAATTACTGATCTCTTTAGTCCTCAATTTTTTAGATCAGCCTGTCTGTTGAGTAAAGCTTTATAGAGCAGATCCCAACTTCAACCAGTGCATAACTAAATTGTACATGAGAGTTGGTATAAAAAATTGGGAGTTATGTGTGCTTTACATATTTatgaattttatgaaaaaattatgATGACTCAATTTGTAGAGTGTGTAGTCAGATATCTAGAGACCAATTAGTTGAGTTTGATTATGAATGGAGTTTGAAATTTTGGAGTTCACTGTCACTAACATATGTTGAATGAGAGCTACTTTCTGCTCCTCTGCTGTCAAATTGTTTTGACAAATAATAAAGGTTACCCTTTTTTCCCCAAAAATGGTATAGATGAAAGTTCTTGGTATTTGTTTTTGGCAGTGAATACTCCATGCAGCTTAATGCTTCTCGAATTAAAGTTCTTCAAGCCCAAGATGATGTGGTTAATGCCATGAAAGAGGCAGCAGGAAATGATCTTCTGAATGTGAGCCATGATCATCATGTTTACAAAAAGCTTCTGAAAGATCTGATAGTTCAGGTTGGTGAATACCTGAGCTGTCTTTCTATTCCATCTCAGTGGGCTAGATACATTTATATCGAATTTTCAAACTAAGAATATTATTCTTTTTATAGAAATTGGAGCAAATTGGTAAATATCGGTAGCAATCTAGCATCATCATCACAGCCTGATATTTAAGTCATTATGTAGTGAACAATCTAATTTTTCACTGGTCTCATTCTTGAAGATGGGCCATTGCTTTTCAGTTTGATGAAACAAATTATTGCCGTAATTATTAGGATATGCTTAATAGAAATGCCATAATTTCTCTGAGCGAGGAAttttagcaatttttttttttttttttttaattatcccaGAGTTTGCTCAGACTGAAGGAGCCTTCTGTCCTGCTGCGCTGCCGAAAAGATGACCTGCATTTGGTGCAGTCTGTCCTGGATTCTGCAAAGCAGGAATATGCAGAGAAAGTAAATGTTCATGCACCAGAAATCATAGTTGATAATCACGTCTATCTTCCACCTGCTCCTAGTCATCATGATGCCCATGGTCCTTACTGGTAATTTCACTGTTTCATCCCAAAGTCCTTAAGACTTTTGAGTGCATGTACTTGTTCATGTATCATTTGCTATTTGTATGGGATTTCTAGGAAATTA carries:
- the LOC110643226 gene encoding V-type proton ATPase subunit E, which translates into the protein MNDADVSKQIQQMVRFIRQEAEEKANEISVSAEEEFNIEKLQLVEAEKKKIRQEYERKEKQVDVRKKIEYSMQLNASRIKVLQAQDDVVNAMKEAAGNDLLNVSHDHHVYKKLLKDLIVQSLLRLKEPSVLLRCRKDDLHLVQSVLDSAKQEYAEKVNVHAPEIIVDNHVYLPPAPSHHDAHGPYCSGGVVLASRDGKIVCENTLDARLDVVFRKKLPEIRKRLFGQVAT